The Sporomusa termitida genome has a window encoding:
- a CDS encoding stage II sporulation protein P encodes MKLSHTGKLVGILALLALVTVGVLHYVPLTIFSVQQKPEQPPQKIYDYYIIIEENTGEVLMYVPLVVSPGDELISENNKRYRIVKVEENQAYARFVENLNLELYQDSGSQ; translated from the coding sequence GTGAAACTAAGCCACACGGGCAAATTGGTCGGCATCCTGGCCCTGCTCGCGCTTGTAACAGTTGGGGTGCTCCATTATGTTCCCCTTACTATCTTTTCTGTGCAACAAAAACCCGAACAACCCCCCCAGAAAATATATGATTACTATATCATTATCGAAGAAAACACCGGTGAAGTCCTCATGTATGTCCCATTGGTAGTCAGCCCCGGCGATGAACTCATCAGCGAAAATAACAAGCGCTACCGAATTGTCAAAGTAGAAGAAAACCAGGCATATGCCCGGTTTGTCGAAAACCTGAACTTAGAGCTTTACCAAGATAGCGGCAGCCAATAG
- the ispD gene encoding 2-C-methyl-D-erythritol 4-phosphate cytidylyltransferase encodes MVCVIIAAAGQGKRMGSGINKVLLPLAGKAVLVHTVLAAAAVEAVGRVIITAAGEDIEAIRTLLASNNLSVPWQVVAGGIERQHSIANALALIPDTTDIVVVHDGARPLAGAHLFDQVVAAARQYNAAIAAVPVKDTIKSVDAAGWVMNTPDRRKLWAVQTPQAFAAGLLKKAYARAAEESYIGTDDAGLVERLGTGVQIVQGDYQNIKITTPEDLVFAEAILAKRQEAVTMIRTGIGYDVHRLVPGRKLILGGVNVPYGLGLDGHSDADVLLHAIKDALLGAAALGDIGRHFPDTDGRYKGISSLVLLAEVRVILAGHGYTVNNIDATIVAQKPKLASYIAKMNENIAVTLGIGSSQVNVKATTTEGLGFAGQEQGIAAYAAVTIISARL; translated from the coding sequence ATGGTTTGTGTTATCATTGCGGCTGCCGGGCAGGGAAAAAGAATGGGGAGCGGCATCAATAAGGTATTGCTGCCGCTTGCAGGCAAAGCCGTGTTAGTACATACTGTATTGGCAGCCGCTGCTGTTGAGGCCGTAGGTCGTGTAATCATAACGGCAGCCGGTGAAGACATTGAGGCTATACGCACCCTGCTGGCTAGCAACAACCTGTCAGTGCCCTGGCAGGTTGTTGCCGGTGGAATTGAGCGCCAGCATTCCATTGCCAATGCCCTGGCGTTGATTCCGGACACTACTGATATCGTGGTAGTCCATGACGGAGCCCGCCCGCTGGCCGGGGCGCACCTGTTTGATCAGGTTGTCGCTGCTGCCCGCCAGTATAATGCCGCTATAGCCGCCGTACCGGTCAAGGACACCATTAAGTCGGTCGATGCCGCCGGCTGGGTTATGAATACCCCTGACCGGCGTAAGCTGTGGGCGGTTCAGACACCACAGGCTTTTGCCGCCGGTTTGCTAAAAAAGGCCTATGCCCGGGCGGCAGAGGAAAGTTATATCGGCACAGATGACGCCGGTTTAGTGGAGCGTCTGGGTACCGGCGTACAAATTGTACAAGGTGATTATCAGAATATAAAGATTACCACTCCGGAAGATCTAGTTTTTGCCGAAGCCATTCTAGCCAAACGACAGGAGGCCGTAACTATGATTCGTACAGGCATCGGTTATGATGTTCACCGCCTGGTTCCGGGGCGCAAACTGATTTTGGGCGGCGTAAATGTTCCCTATGGGCTGGGGCTTGACGGCCACTCTGATGCCGATGTTCTTTTACATGCTATTAAAGACGCTCTGCTGGGGGCAGCCGCATTAGGTGATATTGGCCGCCATTTCCCCGATACGGATGGTCGTTATAAAGGGATATCAAGCCTGGTACTATTGGCTGAAGTACGTGTAATCCTGGCCGGCCATGGGTATACTGTCAATAATATTGATGCTACTATTGTTGCCCAAAAACCCAAATTAGCTTCATATATTGCGAAAATGAACGAGAATATCGCTGTAACCTTAGGTATTGGCAGCAGCCAGGTTAATGTAAAAGCCACGACGACCGAGGGGTTAGGTTTTGCCGGCCAGGAGCAGGGGATTGCTGCATATGCAGCAGTCACAATCATCAGTGCTCGGCTTTAA
- a CDS encoding PIN/TRAM domain-containing protein, giving the protein MIDKTLRILITVLAAVGGLMITDRIIPLLTVVVSEEFLNIGVFGVTMTTILSFVFGGIAGGVLGFLVAPFFVKQLWHFTYWVELRLNKMPGYDVLAGVLGLAIGLIISNLLGSAFLPIPIVGKYVPLLLSIILGYLGINVAIKKREELFSMFSALPALPWLNRDGKERTKEKNANVCPAKILDTSVIIDGRIADICKSGFIEGLLIIPVFVLEELQHIADSSDLLKRNRGRRGLDILNRMQKELELNVHIDNRDFEDIAEVDSKLIKLGQLLKAKIITNDYNLNKVAELQGVSVLNINELSNAVKPVVLPGEEMVVHVVKDGKEFGQGVAYLDDGTMIVVDGGKKHIGETVGVLVTSVLQTAAGRMIFAKPKVAM; this is encoded by the coding sequence GTGATTGACAAAACACTTAGAATCCTTATTACCGTATTGGCGGCGGTTGGTGGCCTGATGATAACTGACAGGATTATTCCTCTCCTGACAGTTGTGGTTAGTGAAGAATTTCTAAACATCGGTGTGTTTGGCGTTACCATGACTACTATTCTCTCATTTGTTTTTGGGGGAATTGCGGGGGGCGTGCTTGGCTTCCTGGTAGCACCATTTTTTGTTAAGCAACTTTGGCACTTTACTTACTGGGTGGAATTACGTTTAAACAAAATGCCAGGCTACGATGTGCTGGCCGGTGTGTTGGGTTTAGCAATTGGACTAATAATTTCTAATTTGCTGGGATCGGCTTTTTTACCTATCCCGATTGTCGGGAAGTATGTTCCACTGCTTTTGAGTATTATTCTCGGGTATTTGGGGATTAATGTTGCTATTAAGAAACGGGAAGAATTGTTCAGCATGTTTTCCGCGTTGCCGGCATTGCCGTGGCTTAACCGGGATGGTAAAGAACGTACCAAAGAAAAAAATGCCAATGTGTGTCCTGCCAAAATACTGGATACGAGCGTTATTATTGATGGCCGCATCGCTGATATTTGCAAAAGCGGCTTTATTGAAGGACTGCTCATCATTCCGGTGTTTGTGCTGGAGGAACTCCAGCATATTGCTGATTCATCCGATCTTCTGAAGCGTAACCGCGGTAGGCGCGGCTTAGATATTTTAAACCGCATGCAGAAAGAACTGGAGTTAAATGTTCACATTGATAATCGCGACTTTGAAGATATCGCCGAGGTTGATTCAAAGTTGATTAAACTGGGACAATTACTTAAAGCCAAGATCATCACCAATGATTATAATCTTAACAAGGTAGCAGAATTACAGGGCGTTTCTGTTCTTAATATCAACGAACTGTCTAATGCTGTCAAACCGGTAGTTTTGCCGGGCGAAGAAATGGTCGTACATGTTGTTAAAGACGGCAAGGAGTTTGGCCAAGGCGTAGCCTATCTTGACGATGGAACCATGATTGTGGTTGACGGTGGGAAAAAACATATTGGGGAGACTGTAGGTGTCTTAGTTACCTCCGTATTGCAAACTGCCGCCGGCCGGATGATTTTTGCCAAACCCAAAGTAGCGATGTGA
- the cysE gene encoding serine O-acetyltransferase, with translation MLKRIKQDIKVVFDRDPAAKSVIEVLLCYPGLHAIWLYRISNYLFKRGWVLVPRMICYFNRLLTGVDVHPGATIGDGLFIDHATGVVIGETCIIGNNVTLYQGVTLGGTGKEKGKRHPTIGNNVVVASGAKVLGSFMVGDNSKIGAGSVVLREVPPNSTVVGIPGRIVWHEGKKINRPDIDGIDLEHDDLPDPVAEMLHCMQRNMKRLEARIEQLEKELKQHDPEGV, from the coding sequence ATGCTTAAACGGATAAAACAAGACATTAAAGTAGTCTTTGACCGCGATCCTGCCGCAAAAAGCGTAATCGAAGTCTTATTGTGCTATCCAGGTCTGCATGCTATTTGGCTGTACCGTATCTCCAACTATTTATTTAAACGCGGCTGGGTGCTTGTACCGCGTATGATCTGCTATTTCAACCGCTTATTAACCGGTGTGGATGTTCATCCGGGCGCAACTATTGGGGACGGTCTGTTTATTGACCACGCAACCGGGGTTGTCATTGGTGAAACCTGTATTATCGGCAATAATGTTACTCTGTATCAGGGTGTTACCTTAGGCGGCACAGGCAAAGAAAAAGGCAAGCGCCATCCCACTATCGGTAATAATGTTGTTGTGGCCAGCGGCGCGAAAGTATTAGGTTCATTTATGGTTGGCGACAATTCCAAAATTGGGGCCGGCTCGGTGGTGCTGCGGGAGGTTCCGCCTAACTCCACCGTCGTTGGCATACCGGGCAGGATTGTCTGGCATGAGGGAAAAAAAATAAACCGTCCTGATATAGACGGAATAGACCTGGAACATGATGATTTACCAGACCCTGTGGCAGAAATGCTGCACTGTATGCAACGCAATATGAAACGCCTGGAAGCACGGATTGAACAGTTGGAAAAGGAGTTGAAACAGCATGACCCTGAAGGTGTTTAA
- a CDS encoding DUF1573 domain-containing protein, translating to MHDNKCFLDFQSIADDYLIRHRSILDVLTKYQETSARVNRAVAKAVTGCGCIQVSAVRQSAPADAAYSELKDHMSSHLVGETCPQCREVIANELGHSLFYLAALCNLTGLSLHEVMLQEYKNVKTLGVFHLT from the coding sequence ATGCATGATAATAAATGTTTTTTAGACTTTCAGTCTATTGCAGATGATTACTTAATCCGCCACCGCAGCATCCTGGATGTATTAACAAAATATCAAGAAACCTCCGCCAGGGTAAACAGGGCTGTTGCGAAGGCTGTTACCGGTTGCGGCTGCATTCAGGTCTCGGCTGTCCGTCAGTCAGCGCCTGCCGACGCTGCCTATAGTGAACTTAAGGACCACATGTCTTCACACCTGGTTGGTGAGACATGTCCTCAATGCCGGGAAGTGATCGCCAATGAACTCGGCCACAGCCTGTTCTATCTGGCGGCTTTGTGCAATCTAACAGGCCTGTCTCTGCATGAAGTTATGCTCCAGGAATACAAAAACGTAAAGACCCTGGGTGTTTTTCATCTTACTTAA
- the thyX gene encoding FAD-dependent thymidylate synthase, which translates to MKLKLIQYTPEPERTVAMSARLCYSASGAEELAQTMSDTQVSTLLDKLFGMGHLSTFEHVNFTFAIEGISRVLTHQLVRHRIASYSQQSQRYVSEHGFEYILPPAIAGHPEAKVKYDRLLHQIQQTYDELVSLGIHQEDARYVLANATETKIVVTMNARSLLHFFEKRCCQRAQWEIRNLANVMLAEVRSVAPRLFAKAGPTCVTGGYCPEGALSCGRLAGIKSQK; encoded by the coding sequence ATGAAATTAAAATTAATCCAATATACACCGGAGCCTGAACGCACTGTGGCCATGTCGGCCCGGCTCTGTTATTCGGCCAGTGGGGCGGAGGAACTGGCGCAAACAATGTCCGACACCCAGGTAAGCACATTGCTTGATAAGCTTTTTGGCATGGGCCATTTGTCAACATTTGAGCATGTAAATTTTACCTTTGCCATTGAAGGTATTTCCCGGGTACTTACCCACCAGCTTGTCCGCCACCGTATTGCCTCCTATTCACAGCAGTCACAGCGGTATGTAAGTGAGCACGGCTTTGAATATATTTTGCCGCCAGCAATTGCCGGCCACCCTGAAGCAAAAGTGAAATATGACAGGCTCCTACACCAGATTCAGCAGACTTATGATGAATTGGTGAGTCTCGGTATACATCAGGAAGATGCGCGCTATGTATTGGCGAATGCCACTGAAACCAAAATTGTTGTAACTATGAATGCCCGCTCGCTGCTGCATTTTTTTGAAAAACGGTGTTGTCAGCGGGCACAATGGGAAATACGCAACCTTGCCAATGTTATGCTGGCAGAAGTTAGGTCAGTTGCGCCCCGCCTGTTTGCCAAAGCCGGTCCAACCTGCGTAACCGGTGGTTATTGCCCGGAGGGGGCCCTGTCATGCGGCCGGCTGGCAGGAATTAAATCGCAAAAGTAG
- the disA gene encoding DNA integrity scanning diadenylate cyclase DisA, whose amino-acid sequence MIKIRDERSDRLWDARFIKTIKTLAPGTTLRDGLENVLRAKMGALVLVGDNPASLDIVDGGFELNSEFTPAGFYELAKMDGAIVLSNDGKRIMFANAQLTPDSDILTSETGTRHRTAERAAKQTGALVVAISQRRNIITVYLGCLRYTLKDIPVILNRANQALQTLEKYKKVLDKGLTNLSALEFEDLVTLYDVALVLIRAEQAHRIAREIERNVIELGTEGRLVSMQMEELVSDVDATALLVKDYCNTGDLKGDESIREQIAVLPEDNLDPFTICRILGYGVSANAMDIPVVPRGYRVLRQISRLPLIVGEKLVAHFKTLHHIYNASIAELDDVEGIGEVRAKAIKDGLKRVREQAFLDRHV is encoded by the coding sequence ATGATCAAAATTCGCGATGAGCGTTCTGACCGGCTATGGGATGCCCGTTTTATTAAAACGATAAAGACGCTTGCCCCTGGTACGACTCTCAGAGACGGTTTGGAGAATGTTCTCAGGGCTAAAATGGGAGCGCTGGTGCTGGTAGGTGACAATCCGGCTTCACTGGATATTGTGGATGGCGGTTTTGAACTCAATTCCGAGTTTACCCCGGCTGGTTTCTATGAATTAGCTAAAATGGACGGGGCTATAGTTTTATCGAATGATGGTAAACGGATTATGTTTGCCAATGCGCAGTTAACGCCGGACTCGGACATTCTGACTTCTGAAACCGGGACGCGGCATCGAACGGCTGAACGGGCGGCCAAGCAGACTGGTGCTTTAGTTGTAGCCATATCCCAACGGCGTAACATTATTACTGTATATCTGGGTTGTCTCAGATACACGTTAAAGGACATCCCGGTAATATTAAACAGGGCTAATCAAGCCCTGCAGACTCTGGAAAAATATAAAAAGGTGCTTGATAAAGGTTTAACCAATTTAAGCGCGCTGGAGTTTGAAGACTTGGTTACCTTGTACGATGTAGCCCTGGTGCTTATTCGGGCCGAGCAGGCCCACCGCATTGCCAGGGAAATCGAACGCAATGTTATTGAACTTGGCACCGAGGGCCGGCTTGTCAGTATGCAAATGGAAGAGCTTGTTTCCGATGTTGATGCGACTGCACTCCTTGTTAAGGATTATTGCAACACCGGCGATCTTAAAGGGGATGAGTCCATTCGGGAACAGATTGCGGTATTGCCTGAAGATAATCTTGATCCGTTTACCATATGCCGGATCTTAGGTTATGGCGTTAGTGCCAATGCTATGGATATCCCGGTTGTGCCGCGGGGTTACCGGGTGCTCAGGCAAATATCCCGCTTGCCTTTAATCGTGGGGGAAAAGCTGGTAGCCCATTTCAAAACCCTGCATCATATATATAATGCCAGCATCGCCGAATTGGACGACGTGGAGGGGATTGGCGAGGTAAGGGCTAAAGCAATAAAAGACGGACTAAAGAGAGTGCGCGAGCAGGCTTTCCTTGACCGTCATGTGTAG
- the cysS gene encoding cysteine--tRNA ligase, with protein MTLKVFNTLTKQKEEFVPLTPGKVKMYVCGVTPYNHPHIGNARPFITWDVIRRYLEYSGYDVFHVQNFTDVDDKIINAAKSEQVTWDVIANRYIASYFEVMDTLNIRRAQVYPRVSDHIPEIIAMIKTLVDKGFAYPVAGDVYYSVEQFPQYGKLSGRNLEDMKAGARVDVDERKQHPMDFALWKSAKPGEPAWDSPWGPGRPGWHIECSVMSYKYLGASFDFHGGGSDLVFPHHENEIAQSEAFTGVEPFVRFWLHNGFITVNEEKMSKSLGNFFLVIDILEHFRPEVLRFFILSTHYRSPLDFSDERLEEAGRSLERLKTASDNLIHLATFAAGSASGDSQALVKAAAASMAEFVAAMDDDFNTALAISTMFGLAKEINIYHSKVAAGKAGLDKEALTQVDKTYSQMADIIGIRLAGTGAAAQDSNTELVNELMQLIIDIRQEARQKKDWATADQIRDKLAVAGIVLEDSPQGVRWKKR; from the coding sequence ATGACCCTGAAGGTGTTTAACACCCTGACAAAGCAAAAAGAAGAGTTTGTTCCCCTGACGCCAGGGAAGGTAAAAATGTATGTATGCGGCGTGACTCCCTATAACCATCCCCATATCGGCAATGCCCGTCCGTTTATAACCTGGGATGTCATTCGCCGTTATCTGGAATATTCAGGGTATGACGTTTTCCATGTTCAGAACTTTACTGATGTTGACGATAAGATTATTAATGCGGCTAAAAGTGAGCAAGTAACCTGGGATGTGATTGCCAACAGATATATAGCCTCCTATTTTGAAGTCATGGATACACTTAACATCAGGCGGGCCCAGGTTTACCCCAGGGTGTCTGATCATATTCCGGAAATTATCGCGATGATTAAAACACTTGTAGATAAAGGCTTTGCCTATCCTGTTGCGGGGGATGTATACTACAGTGTGGAACAATTTCCCCAGTATGGAAAATTGAGCGGTCGAAATCTTGAAGATATGAAGGCCGGTGCCCGGGTTGATGTTGATGAACGCAAGCAGCATCCGATGGATTTTGCTTTGTGGAAAAGCGCCAAACCGGGTGAACCGGCCTGGGATAGCCCCTGGGGACCGGGAAGGCCGGGCTGGCATATTGAGTGTTCGGTTATGTCTTACAAGTATCTCGGCGCCAGCTTTGATTTTCATGGCGGCGGCAGTGATCTGGTATTCCCCCATCATGAAAACGAAATTGCCCAGTCCGAGGCTTTTACCGGGGTTGAACCGTTTGTGCGCTTTTGGCTGCACAACGGTTTTATTACCGTAAATGAAGAGAAGATGAGCAAATCACTGGGAAATTTTTTCCTGGTAATTGATATCCTGGAACACTTCCGGCCAGAGGTGCTGCGTTTCTTTATCCTGTCAACCCATTACCGGAGCCCGCTTGATTTTAGTGATGAAAGGCTGGAAGAAGCCGGTCGGAGCCTGGAACGCTTAAAGACAGCCAGCGACAACCTGATACACCTGGCAACCTTTGCGGCCGGTAGCGCCAGCGGGGATTCACAGGCCCTTGTTAAAGCCGCGGCCGCGTCAATGGCTGAATTTGTTGCCGCCATGGACGACGATTTCAACACTGCGCTGGCGATTAGCACCATGTTTGGCTTAGCCAAAGAGATTAATATTTACCATAGTAAGGTTGCTGCCGGCAAAGCCGGCTTGGATAAGGAGGCTCTAACCCAAGTTGACAAAACCTACAGTCAGATGGCTGATATTATCGGGATCAGGCTGGCAGGCACCGGTGCCGCTGCTCAAGACAGCAATACCGAACTGGTTAATGAGCTTATGCAACTTATTATTGATATCCGGCAGGAAGCCCGGCAGAAAAAGGACTGGGCAACCGCAGACCAAATTCGCGACAAATTAGCTGTGGCAGGCATTGTTCTTGAAGACTCGCCGCAGGGCGTCAGGTGGAAAAAACGGTGA
- the gltX gene encoding glutamate--tRNA ligase: MGREIRVRFAPSPTGPLHIGGARSALFNWLLARKEGGKLILRIEDTDLERSTRESEENIKASLRWLGLDWDEGIDAGGDYGPYRQTERLDLYRQYTDKLLASGQAYYCFCTEEELEAERQAQMERGETPRYTGRCRNLPAADRERLAAAGHKPTVRFHVPENQQIIFKDMVRDTVSFDSNGVGDFVIVKSDGIPVYNYAVVLDDALMKITHVIRAEEHLSNTPRQILIYQALGLPLPQFGHISLILGKDRTKMSKRHGATSVEQYKKLGYLPAGIVNFLALLGWAPPGEQELFSADELINQFSMDRVAKNPAVFDVDKLNYINAYYMKQAAPELVTELALPHLQAAGYIGEHLPADRKEWLVKVVAELQGYISYAAQITEHIDVFFNDEFEFESDEAHAIMQDADVAKVIDVFKARLEALDPLAPAAVQAILKGITKELKLGGKKVYMPLRIAITGKMHGPELINLIPLIGKERTLARIASLLAKV, translated from the coding sequence ATGGGACGAGAAATCAGGGTGCGTTTTGCACCAAGCCCGACCGGGCCGTTGCATATCGGGGGGGCACGCTCGGCGTTGTTTAACTGGCTGTTGGCCCGTAAAGAGGGCGGCAAGCTGATTCTGCGGATTGAGGATACCGATCTGGAGCGCTCAACCCGCGAATCTGAGGAGAACATTAAAGCCTCGTTGCGGTGGCTGGGGCTTGACTGGGATGAAGGCATTGATGCGGGCGGCGATTACGGGCCGTACCGGCAGACAGAACGCCTTGATCTGTACCGCCAGTATACGGATAAGCTGCTGGCCAGCGGACAAGCTTATTACTGTTTTTGTACCGAGGAAGAACTCGAGGCAGAGCGTCAGGCGCAGATGGAGCGGGGGGAGACACCACGCTATACCGGCCGCTGCCGTAATTTGCCCGCAGCTGACCGTGAGCGCCTGGCTGCGGCCGGTCACAAACCGACTGTCCGTTTTCATGTACCTGAGAACCAGCAAATTATATTTAAAGATATGGTGCGGGACACCGTAAGTTTTGATTCTAACGGTGTGGGTGATTTTGTTATTGTCAAATCAGATGGTATTCCTGTATATAACTATGCAGTTGTGCTTGATGATGCCCTGATGAAAATAACCCATGTCATTCGCGCCGAGGAGCATCTGTCTAATACGCCCCGGCAAATCCTAATCTATCAGGCGCTGGGATTGCCTTTGCCGCAGTTTGGTCATATTTCACTGATCCTGGGAAAAGACCGTACCAAGATGAGCAAACGCCATGGTGCGACCTCGGTTGAACAATATAAAAAGCTGGGATACTTACCTGCAGGGATTGTAAACTTTCTGGCCCTTTTAGGCTGGGCACCGCCCGGAGAGCAGGAACTGTTCAGTGCCGACGAACTTATTAATCAGTTTTCCATGGACCGGGTTGCCAAAAATCCGGCCGTGTTTGATGTTGATAAATTAAACTATATTAATGCGTATTATATGAAGCAAGCCGCTCCGGAACTGGTGACAGAACTGGCCTTGCCTCATCTGCAGGCTGCCGGCTATATCGGTGAACACCTGCCGGCTGACCGGAAAGAATGGCTGGTCAAAGTGGTGGCTGAACTACAGGGGTATATCAGCTATGCTGCGCAAATCACAGAACACATTGATGTGTTTTTTAACGATGAATTTGAGTTTGAGAGTGACGAAGCCCACGCAATTATGCAGGATGCCGATGTTGCGAAAGTGATAGACGTTTTTAAAGCCCGGCTGGAGGCCTTAGACCCGCTGGCGCCCGCGGCTGTTCAGGCTATCCTCAAAGGTATTACCAAAGAACTTAAATTGGGCGGAAAAAAAGTATATATGCCGCTGCGTATTGCCATCACCGGTAAAATGCACGGGCCTGAGCTGATTAATCTGATCCCGCTCATTGGCAAAGAGCGTACCTTGGCCAGAATCGCTTCACTGCTGGCAAAAGTATAA
- a CDS encoding Mini-ribonuclease 3 produces the protein MNFDHFQKLVDNLFTFNEAGEISPAKYHDIDAGRLAPLVLAYVGDAYFTLYVRTRLLGYEQNKVRVLHTFDAKIVSAVMQSKAVKALEDQLSPAEADIVRRGRNAKSTVPKSASISEYRYATGFEALMGYLYLEKKHDRLSEIADKAFAIISREMTAIAKK, from the coding sequence GTGAACTTTGATCACTTTCAAAAATTAGTGGATAACCTTTTTACTTTCAATGAGGCCGGGGAAATATCCCCGGCTAAATATCATGATATTGATGCCGGGCGGCTGGCGCCATTGGTGCTGGCGTACGTCGGTGATGCCTATTTTACGCTTTATGTGCGTACAAGACTGCTGGGGTATGAACAAAACAAGGTCCGGGTCTTACATACCTTTGATGCTAAAATTGTGTCGGCTGTCATGCAGTCTAAAGCCGTTAAAGCGCTGGAAGACCAGCTTTCGCCGGCAGAGGCCGATATTGTCCGGCGGGGGCGCAACGCTAAGTCGACAGTGCCCAAAAGTGCTTCGATTTCCGAATACCGGTATGCCACCGGTTTCGAAGCCTTGATGGGGTATCTGTATTTGGAGAAAAAGCACGACAGGCTGTCGGAAATTGCCGACAAGGCTTTCGCTATTATTTCCCGGGAAATGACAGCTATTGCTAAAAAGTAG
- the spoIIP gene encoding stage II sporulation protein P: protein MCYLLRIILMLLALSLGTLSALAAPAELAEAADGGELLSGYYTVIDDKGVVILQTGHEVRQGDEYIGEDDVLYEITAVEGTLAHCRAIEQLTSQAPDNAIFVQAPAPDAPAPKIAIYHSHTDESYIPNDGTPTQRGKGSIMLVGSAFERRLTELGYQVEHSKTLHDPHDANAYHRSRRTAMKLLQSQPAAIFDLHRDSAPLKAYSTTINGKPATRLLLVVGRQNQNRKTTLDYARSIKRATDAKYRGLIRGIFIAHGNYNQDLSPRSLLVEVGTQYNSREAAERSITLFANVVPFFLGPGNNSGGVAQASPAGTYTDTGGDNTGGGSYAPIDTAPGYDMLGLLLAVVGGAIAFLFLSTGSWQEAKRKLKNFVKYEFVNFLSPRKKRKE from the coding sequence ATGTGTTATTTATTGAGAATTATATTAATGCTGCTGGCATTAAGCCTTGGCACGCTATCAGCGCTGGCAGCTCCGGCCGAATTGGCCGAAGCAGCAGATGGCGGTGAATTGCTTTCCGGCTATTATACAGTGATTGATGATAAGGGTGTTGTCATTCTCCAGACAGGCCATGAAGTTCGTCAGGGTGATGAATATATCGGTGAGGACGATGTATTATATGAGATCACTGCGGTGGAAGGCACACTGGCGCACTGCCGGGCGATAGAGCAACTCACATCCCAGGCTCCGGACAATGCTATTTTTGTTCAGGCCCCGGCGCCGGATGCGCCCGCACCCAAAATTGCCATTTACCACTCCCATACCGACGAATCCTATATCCCTAACGATGGGACCCCGACTCAGCGGGGCAAAGGCTCTATCATGCTTGTCGGCAGTGCTTTTGAAAGAAGATTGACTGAACTGGGCTATCAGGTCGAGCATTCCAAGACACTGCATGATCCACATGATGCCAACGCCTACCATCGTTCCCGCCGTACCGCGATGAAGCTGTTACAGTCACAGCCGGCCGCAATTTTTGATCTTCACCGCGACAGTGCTCCGCTTAAAGCCTACAGTACTACGATTAACGGGAAACCGGCCACTAGGCTGCTCTTAGTGGTAGGCCGTCAGAATCAGAATCGTAAAACAACCCTGGATTATGCCCGCAGCATCAAAAGAGCAACAGACGCTAAATATCGCGGGCTTATTCGTGGGATTTTCATTGCTCACGGCAACTACAACCAGGATCTAAGCCCCCGGTCTTTATTAGTGGAGGTTGGAACTCAGTATAATAGCCGTGAGGCTGCCGAACGCAGCATAACCCTGTTTGCTAATGTTGTTCCCTTTTTCCTGGGTCCGGGCAATAACAGCGGCGGCGTAGCCCAGGCCAGCCCCGCCGGCACTTATACCGACACCGGCGGCGATAATACCGGCGGCGGCTCTTATGCTCCGATCGACACTGCTCCCGGTTATGATATGTTAGGTTTGTTACTTGCTGTTGTTGGCGGGGCAATCGCCTTTCTGTTTCTTAGTACAGGCAGTTGGCAAGAGGCCAAAAGAAAACTCAAAAACTTTGTTAAATATGAATTTGTAAACTTCCTAAGTCCACGTAAAAAGCGCAAGGAATAG